A genomic segment from Spinacia oleracea cultivar Varoflay chromosome 3, BTI_SOV_V1, whole genome shotgun sequence encodes:
- the LOC110783057 gene encoding structural maintenance of chromosomes flexible hinge domain-containing protein GMI1 isoform X1 — MNEKKRKFQSVKKINNQNDDEVDKFYRFNILLPNGIKVPFVKKNPERESISLGVFVQKLRDKCSVILEQTESSKKPKRKILWDSNELYLEDGGGNKFKSEIRFDVFKPNKVHLLTLFDGADQTVETFENMWDLTPDTDLLTELPDDYTFETALADLIDNSLQAVWSNGKGERKLISVDIDEKRISLFDTGPGMDGSDEKSIVKWGKMGASVHRSSKKLAIGGKPPFLTPFFGMFGYGGTLASMHLGRQAVVSAKTKQSKKVFWLCLDREALVKRSSSNWKAPGGLRDPSDSEIEMSPHGSFTKIVMKPKLKLPDIFQLQCKLKDIYFPYIQCDEISTAGRTTTLVDFQINGISLAEIEGGEVAITHMHSCNGPDFIVDLHFYIEEDKAASTSPSVKPVREGNARLKCVYFPFTEGKESIERILEKLNADGYAINEDYDTFSRISIRRLGRLLPEARWELLPFMKPKQKRGAKVQILKRCCSRVKCFVDTDAGFNPVPSKTDLAPHHSFTKALKDLGGDTLHKEKVVQVSITRGGKQLSLQQLEREYQAWIFQMHSQYDDECNTGDDEAVLLVTADKEALGITADVVRVHQAITRKGISWSRGQKVKILKGACTGCHKNNMFAILEYFLLEGLEKEVGGEARIICRPLGVEDKDGSVLTVDASGTNLELRNSISLPIIAIDSGKCNPVDDNEWNFQADKLILKMPSTVEVLGPKQCKALDIYGALPTEATVSAGSLPPKEVVAILRPSNFNPGSTDELDQKYIVRENFEMCLDIEFKAGAGQSVKFDPISAKNTTRKEYHGLYVFPVASIPSLFQKAGTYSFSFSLKNSTTVSCEKIVRVKASAEVKRWELLKDDDRDLPLSVSAGSCFPPLSFCRYDEYDNIIPFKGIQHVEYQLMSNDTIISSKKKAKVELSSDTDCIIVTNVRVIADTLDKIRPSYDATLALSQPGYQPFFNIPCQVFPGPPATVKIFSSVPDKGLLLPQQVIADFKLEMFDKQKNHVKQGVEVELVVHGFSLLDNFGLKRTVDNAGFVDLSGLLKVTEGYGKPVSLTFKFSTFSVAKKFEVVKRELRMVTVVPEVCPVGSKLKDIAFEVVNAEGELDLTIDDEVKHGKHHTLSLRLLADLPDDHSARYPFQQGRCVVKSFTLPQTEGSFFIEAFHSVHTELRVKFEVKLSRSTPPTHTESDSSSDLRATEELDCVVPQSSDERSTSVSVSDAEYHSKTKKGFEFQKEKSTPVSVSDAAKHSKTKKGSEFQSSEVTVPLCLEEYDTLSSLQTPKAEHRNTTPALFPESKLRKQQFSFVQAPLAQTSNKKSGSNCADSYTPEHAVTLLGPDSQEIETVQQEIRHHKLCIKDHEESLIWPEARRNELMENLGDLQDELELLPQPSSLIDSKFLKESVLEIIENKVDSAAATYNIASQNMYLKDRYPDFMADVVGVVALLSTAPSPMLSRCLAEYLGEDKMMAIVCLSSDAITTPENYETVLKSLAGELGRSFEGRQLIICLEDISAFPGEVLEHDHQRRFDVRDPTLPDGTTPPGFLGYAVNMIDISVDHIHVKTVAGRGLRETLFYYLFRDLQVYETKEHMKRAFGYIPNSAISLDGGIINKKDTPTVSLGSMVVNVHFPVVAEEQESREKINKEIKKLKSELSMVEEAIVNTNEEKEESLRIVQEKETQLLKFIDDKEVTHEHIFSQQSLQTTPGAPAPTQSPCH; from the exons ATGAACGAAAAAAAGAGGAAATTTCAGAGTGTTAAAAAAATCAACAATCAAAATGACGACGAAGTGGATAAATTTTACAGGTTTAATATTCTTTTGCCGAATGGCATAAAGGTACCATTTGTTAAAAAAAACCCAGAAAGGGAGAGTATTTCTCTGGGTGTTTTTGTTCAAAAATTGAGGGATAAATGCTCTGTTATTTTGGAGCAAACAGAGTCTTCCAAGAAACCCAAGAGAAAAATTTTATGGGATAGTAATGAATTGTATTTGGAAGATGGTGGAGGCAACAAATTCAAGTCTGAAATTCGTTTTGATGTTTTTAAGCCCAATAAAGTTCATCTTTTGACGCTTTTT GATGGAGCTGATCAAACTGTTGAGACCTTTGAG AATATGTGGGACTTGACACCGGACACAGATTTGTTGACAGAGCTCCCAGACGACTATACTTTTGAGACGGCTTTAGCGGACTTGATT GATAATTCATTGCAGGCAGTTTGGTCAAATGGTAAAGGTGAAAGgaaacttattag TGTTGACATTGATGAGAAGAGAATTTCTTTATTTGATACCGGCCCTGGAATGGATGGAAGCGATGAAAAATCAATCGTGAAATG GGGCAAAATGGGTGCTTCAGTTCACAGATCTTCGAAAAAACTTGCTATTGGTGGAAAACCTCCGTTTCTTACG CCTTTCTTTGGAATGTTTGGCTATGGCGGAACCCTGGCATCTATGCATTTAGGAAG GCAAGCTGTAGTTTCCGCGAAAACCAAACAGTCAAAGAAAGTTTTCTGGCTTTGTTTAGATAGAGAAGCTTTGGTAAAGCGATCTAGTTCAAATTGGAAG GCTCCTGGTGGTCTGCGAGATCCATCAGACAGCGAGATTGAAATGTCACCTCATGGAAGTTTCACTAAG ATTGTTATGAAGCCCAAGTTGAAGCTCCCTGATATATTTCAACTGCAATGCAAGCTCAAGGATATCTATTTTCCTTACATTCAA TGTGATGAGATATCAACGGCAGGGAGGACTACAacattggtggattttcag ATCAATGGGATCAGTTTAGCTGAAATTGAAGGCGGGGAAGTTGCAATAACACATATGCATTCTTGTAATGGCCCAGACTTTATTGTAGACCTTCATTTTTACATTGAAGAGGACAAGGCTGCATCTACATCTCCAA GTGTAAAACCAGTTCGTGAAGGAAACGCGCGTTTGAAGTGTGTTTACTTTCCCTTTACTGAG GGAAAGGAGAGTATAGAGAGAATATTGGAAAAACTGAATGCTGATGGTTATGCCATAAATGAAGACTATGACACTTTTAGTCGTATATCCATCAGGCGGTTGGGCCGTTTGCTTCCTGAAGCTCGATGG GAGCTCTTACCTTTCATGAAGCCTAAACAGAAAAGGGGTgctaaagttcaaattttaaagagatgttgcTCAAGAGTTAAGTGCTTTGTTG ACACAGATGCTGGATTTAATCCAGTACCTTCGAAG ACTGATCTAGCACCGCATCATTCTTTCACCAAAGCATTGAAAGATCTAGGAGGTGACACTCTTCATAAAGAAAAAG TGGTACAAGTGAGCATTACTAGAGGTGGAAAACAATTGAGTTTGCAACAATTGGAAAGAGAATACCAAGCATGGATTTTCCAGATGCACAGTCAATATGATGATGAATGCAATACTGGTGATGATGAAGCTGTTCTGCTTGTAACTGCTGACAAAGAGGCGCTTGGAATCACAGCTGATG TTGTGAGGGTTCATCAAGCTATAACTCGGAAGGGTATATCTTGGAGTAGGGGACAAAAAGTCAAGATTCTCAAAGGGGCTTGTACTGGTTGTCATAAGAACAACATGTTTGCAATATTGGAGTATTTTCTACTTGAAGGCCTTGAAAAGGAAGTAGGTG GAGAGGCGCGTATTATATGCAG GCCGTTAGGTGTTGAGGATAAAGACGGTAGTGTGCTTACAGTTGATGCTAGTGGCACGAACTTGGAACTTCGCAACTCTATATCTCTGCCTATCATTGCGATAGACTCAGGAAAG TGTAACCCTGTTGATGACAATGAATGGAATTTCCAAGCTGACAAGCTAATTCTAAAAATGCCTTCAACAGTTGAAGTTTTGGGACCAAAGCAATGCAAAGCATTAGATATTTACGGG GCTTTACCTACAGAAGCTACAGTTTCTGCTGGATCATTGCCTCCTAAAGAAGTTGTAGCTATACTTCGGCCATCAAACTTCAATCCAGGAAGTACAGACGAGTTGGACCAAAAATATATTGTAAGAGAAAATTTTGAGATGTGTCTGgacatagagttcaaagctGGAGCTGGACAATCCGTCAAGTTTGACCCAATTTCTGCGAAAAATACAACACGTAAAGAATATCATGGTTTGTATGTATTTCCAGTGGCTTCCATTCCAAGTTTATTTCAAAAAGCTGGGACATATTCGTTTTCATTCTCCCTT AAAAATTCAACCACTGTAAGTTGTGAAAAGATTGTGAGGGTCAAAGCATCAGCTGAGGTCAAACGTTGGGAACTCTTGAAGGATGATGATAGGGATCTTCCATTGAGTGTTAG TGCAGGTTCTTGTTTCCCACCACTCTCATTTTGCCGTTATGATGAATATGACAACATCATTCCATTCAAGGGTATCCAACATGTAGAATATCAGTTAATGTCAAATGATACTATCATATCCTCCAAAAAGAAAGCGAAAGTGGAACTGTCATCAGATACGGATTGTATCATTGTTACG AATGTGAGGGTTATAGCTGATACTTTAGACAAGATTCGCCCAAGTTATGATGCTACGTTGGCTTTGTCTCAGCCTGGTTATCAGCCCTTCTTCAACATTCCTTGCCAAG tttttcctGGACCTCCAGCAACTGTTAAAATTTTTTCATCAGTACCAGACAAAGGGTTACTACTTCCGCAGCAAGTTATTGCAGATTTTAAATTGGAG ATGTTTGATAAACAAAAGAATCATGTCAAACAAGGCGTTGAAGTAGAGTTGGTCGTTCATGGATTCTCTTTACTTGATAACTTTGGTCTAAAGCGCACG GTTGATAATGCGGGTTTTGTTGATCTTAGTGGCCTCTTAAAAGTCACAGAAGGCTATGGTAAACCAG TTTCTCTGACATTCAAGTTCAGTACTTTCAGTGTTGCCAAAAAGTTTGAAGTTGTAAAGCGGGAGCTGAGGATGGTGACAGTG GTACCTGAGGTTTGTCCTGTGGGTTCAAAGTTAAAAGacattgcttttgaagttgtgAATGCTGAAGGTGAATTAGACCTAACCATCGACGATGAAGTAAAGCACGGAAAACATCACACTCTAAGTCTAAGATTATTGGCAGATCTACCAGACGACCATTCTGCAAGATATCCTTTTCAGCAGGGGCGATGCGTTGTTAAATCGTTTACTCTTCCTCAGACAGAAGGAAGTTTCTTCATTGAGGCTTTTCATTCTGTCCACACGGAGCTGCGTGTCAAATTTGAG GTTAAGCTATCAAGATCTACACCGCCTACACATACAGAGTCTGATAGCTCTTCTGATCTCCGAGCTACAGAAGAGCTTGATTGTGTTGTACCACAATCTTCGGATGAGAGGTCCACATCCGTTTCAGTGTCTGATGCTGAATATCATTCGAAAACCAAGAAGGGGTTTGAGTTTCAGAAAGAAAAGTCCACACCCGTTTCAGTTTCTGATGCTGCAAAGCATTCGAAAACCAAGAAGGGGTCTGAGTTTCAGAGTTCAGAG GTAACTGTTCCACTATGTTTGGAAGAGTATGATACATTATCTTCCCTCCAAACTCCAAAGGCGGAGCACAGAAATACCACACCTGCATTATTTCCTGAATCAAAGTTGCGCAAACAGCAG TTTTCTTTTGTTCAGGCTCCCCTTGCACAAACATCAAACAAGAAGTCTGGTTCAAATTGTGCTGATTCTTATACGCCTGAGCATGCTGTAACTCTGCTGGGACCTGATTCACAGGAGATTGAG ACCGTTCAACAAGAAATTCGCCATCATAAGTTATGTATTAAAGACCATGAAGAGTCTTTAATTTGGCCTGAGGCGCGCAGGAATGAACTTATGGAAAACTTGGGAGATTTACAAG ACGAATTGGAACTGCTGCCACAGCCGTCATCACTAATAGATAGCAAGTTTTTGAAAGAGTCGGTGCTGGAAATAATAGAAAATAAGGTTGATTCAGCAGCTGCAACTTACAACATTGCTTCCCAAAACATGTATCTGAAAGATCGGTACCCAGACTTCATGGCTGATGTGGTTGGCGTTGTTGCCCTTCTTTCAACAGCCCCTTCACCTATGCTTAGTCG TTGTTTGGCCGAGTATTTGGGAGAAGATAAAATGATGGCCATTGTCTGTCTATCTAGTGATGCTATAACAACACCGGAGAATTATGAAACTGTTCTGAAGTCCCTAGCTGGAGAGCTGGGAAGAAGCTTTGAAGGCCGTCAACTAATTATATGTCTTGAAGATATCAG TGCATTTCCTGGGGAAGTATTAGAACATGATCACCAAAGAAGGTTTGATGTACGGGACCCTACTTTACCTGATGGAACAACTCCACCGGGTTTCTTAGGTTATGCTGTCAATATGATTGACATTAGTGTTGATCACATTCATGTCAAGACAGTTGCAGGGCGTGGCCTCCGTGAGACCCTATTTTATTACCTCTTTCGGGATCTCCAAGTGTACGAAACAAAGGAGCACATGAAACGTGCATTTGGGTATATACCGAATTCTGCAATATCTCTAGATGGAGGCATCATCAACAAGAAGGACACGCCGACAGTCTCGTTAGGGTCCAT GGTTGTGAACGTGCATTTCCCCGTTGTTGCTGAGGAGCAAGAATCTAGAGAGAAGATTAACAAGgagattaaaaaattaaaatcggaATTGAGCATGGTGGAGGAAGCCATAGTCAACACTAATGAAGAAAAGGAAGAAAGTTTGAGAATAGTTCAAGAAAAAGAAACTCAGTTGCTGAAGTTTATTGATGATAAGGAAGTGACTCATGAACATATTTTCTCACAGCAGTCCTTGCAGACAACTCCTGGAGCGCCCGCGCCTACACAAAGTCCTTGTCATTAG
- the LOC110783057 gene encoding structural maintenance of chromosomes flexible hinge domain-containing protein GMI1 isoform X2, with protein sequence MNEKKRKFQSVKKINNQNDDEVDKFYRFNILLPNGIKVPFVKKNPERESISLGVFVQKLRDKCSVILEQTESSKKPKRKILWDSNELYLEDGGGNKFKSEIRFDVFKPNKVHLLTLFDGADQTVETFENMWDLTPDTDLLTELPDDYTFETALADLIDNSLQAVWSNGKGERKLISVDIDEKRISLFDTGPGMDGSDEKSIVKWGKMGASVHRSSKKLAIGGKPPFLTPFFGMFGYGGTLASMHLGRQAVVSAKTKQSKKVFWLCLDREALVKRSSSNWKAPGGLRDPSDSEIEMSPHGSFTKIVMKPKLKLPDIFQLQCKLKDIYFPYIQCDEISTAGRTTTLVDFQINGISLAEIEGGEVAITHMHSCNGPDFIVDLHFYIEEDKAASTSPSVKPVREGNARLKCVYFPFTEGKESIERILEKLNADGYAINEDYDTFSRISIRRLGRLLPEARWELLPFMKPKQKRGAKVQILKRCCSRVKCFVDTDAGFNPVPSKTDLAPHHSFTKALKDLGGDTLHKEKVVQVSITRGGKQLSLQQLEREYQAWIFQMHSQYDDECNTGDDEAVLLVTADKEALGITADVVRVHQAITRKGISWSRGQKVKILKGACTGCHKNNMFAILEYFLLEGLEKEVGGEARIICRPLGVEDKDGSVLTVDASGTNLELRNSISLPIIAIDSGKCNPVDDNEWNFQADKLILKMPSTVEVLGPKQCKALDIYGALPTEATVSAGSLPPKEVVAILRPSNFNPGSTDELDQKYIVRENFEMCLDIEFKAGAGQSVKFDPISAKNTTRKEYHGLYVFPVASIPSLFQKAGTYSFSFSLKNSTTVSCEKIVRVKASAEVKRWELLKDDDRDLPLSVSAGSCFPPLSFCRYDEYDNIIPFKGIQHVEYQLMSNDTIISSKKKAKVELSSDTDCIIVTNVRVIADTLDKIRPSYDATLALSQPGYQPFFNIPCQVFPGPPATVKIFSSVPDKGLLLPQQVIADFKLEMFDKQKNHVKQGVEVELVVHGFSLLDNFGLKRTVDNAGFVDLSGLLKVTEGYGKPVSLTFKFSTFSVAKKFEVVKRELRMVTVVPEVCPVGSKLKDIAFEVVNAEGELDLTIDDEVKHGKHHTLSLRLLADLPDDHSARYPFQQGRCVVKSFTLPQTEGSFFIEAFHSVHTELRVKFEVKLSRSTPPTHTESDSSSDLRATEELDCVVPQSSDERSTSVSVSDAEYHSKTKKGFEFQKEKSTPVSVSDAAKHSKTKKGSEFQSSEVTVPLCLEEYDTLSSLQTPKAEHRNTTPALFPESKLRKQQFSFVQAPLAQTSNKKSGSNCADSYTPEHAVTLLGPDSQEIETVQQEIRHHKLCIKDHEESLIWPEARRNELMENLGDLQDELELLPQPSSLIDSKFLKESVLEIIENKVDSAAATYNIASQNMYLKDRYPDFMADVVGVVALLSTAPSPMLSRCLAEYLGEDKMMAIVCLSSDAITTPENYETVLKSLAGELGRSFEGRQLIICLEDISAFPGEVLEHDHQRRFDVRDPTLPDGTTPPGFLGYAVNMIDISVDHIHVKTVAGRGLRETLFYYLFRDLQVYETKEHMKRAFGYIPNSAISLDGGIINKKDTPTVSLGVVNVHFPVVAEEQESREKINKEIKKLKSELSMVEEAIVNTNEEKEESLRIVQEKETQLLKFIDDKEVTHEHIFSQQSLQTTPGAPAPTQSPCH encoded by the exons ATGAACGAAAAAAAGAGGAAATTTCAGAGTGTTAAAAAAATCAACAATCAAAATGACGACGAAGTGGATAAATTTTACAGGTTTAATATTCTTTTGCCGAATGGCATAAAGGTACCATTTGTTAAAAAAAACCCAGAAAGGGAGAGTATTTCTCTGGGTGTTTTTGTTCAAAAATTGAGGGATAAATGCTCTGTTATTTTGGAGCAAACAGAGTCTTCCAAGAAACCCAAGAGAAAAATTTTATGGGATAGTAATGAATTGTATTTGGAAGATGGTGGAGGCAACAAATTCAAGTCTGAAATTCGTTTTGATGTTTTTAAGCCCAATAAAGTTCATCTTTTGACGCTTTTT GATGGAGCTGATCAAACTGTTGAGACCTTTGAG AATATGTGGGACTTGACACCGGACACAGATTTGTTGACAGAGCTCCCAGACGACTATACTTTTGAGACGGCTTTAGCGGACTTGATT GATAATTCATTGCAGGCAGTTTGGTCAAATGGTAAAGGTGAAAGgaaacttattag TGTTGACATTGATGAGAAGAGAATTTCTTTATTTGATACCGGCCCTGGAATGGATGGAAGCGATGAAAAATCAATCGTGAAATG GGGCAAAATGGGTGCTTCAGTTCACAGATCTTCGAAAAAACTTGCTATTGGTGGAAAACCTCCGTTTCTTACG CCTTTCTTTGGAATGTTTGGCTATGGCGGAACCCTGGCATCTATGCATTTAGGAAG GCAAGCTGTAGTTTCCGCGAAAACCAAACAGTCAAAGAAAGTTTTCTGGCTTTGTTTAGATAGAGAAGCTTTGGTAAAGCGATCTAGTTCAAATTGGAAG GCTCCTGGTGGTCTGCGAGATCCATCAGACAGCGAGATTGAAATGTCACCTCATGGAAGTTTCACTAAG ATTGTTATGAAGCCCAAGTTGAAGCTCCCTGATATATTTCAACTGCAATGCAAGCTCAAGGATATCTATTTTCCTTACATTCAA TGTGATGAGATATCAACGGCAGGGAGGACTACAacattggtggattttcag ATCAATGGGATCAGTTTAGCTGAAATTGAAGGCGGGGAAGTTGCAATAACACATATGCATTCTTGTAATGGCCCAGACTTTATTGTAGACCTTCATTTTTACATTGAAGAGGACAAGGCTGCATCTACATCTCCAA GTGTAAAACCAGTTCGTGAAGGAAACGCGCGTTTGAAGTGTGTTTACTTTCCCTTTACTGAG GGAAAGGAGAGTATAGAGAGAATATTGGAAAAACTGAATGCTGATGGTTATGCCATAAATGAAGACTATGACACTTTTAGTCGTATATCCATCAGGCGGTTGGGCCGTTTGCTTCCTGAAGCTCGATGG GAGCTCTTACCTTTCATGAAGCCTAAACAGAAAAGGGGTgctaaagttcaaattttaaagagatgttgcTCAAGAGTTAAGTGCTTTGTTG ACACAGATGCTGGATTTAATCCAGTACCTTCGAAG ACTGATCTAGCACCGCATCATTCTTTCACCAAAGCATTGAAAGATCTAGGAGGTGACACTCTTCATAAAGAAAAAG TGGTACAAGTGAGCATTACTAGAGGTGGAAAACAATTGAGTTTGCAACAATTGGAAAGAGAATACCAAGCATGGATTTTCCAGATGCACAGTCAATATGATGATGAATGCAATACTGGTGATGATGAAGCTGTTCTGCTTGTAACTGCTGACAAAGAGGCGCTTGGAATCACAGCTGATG TTGTGAGGGTTCATCAAGCTATAACTCGGAAGGGTATATCTTGGAGTAGGGGACAAAAAGTCAAGATTCTCAAAGGGGCTTGTACTGGTTGTCATAAGAACAACATGTTTGCAATATTGGAGTATTTTCTACTTGAAGGCCTTGAAAAGGAAGTAGGTG GAGAGGCGCGTATTATATGCAG GCCGTTAGGTGTTGAGGATAAAGACGGTAGTGTGCTTACAGTTGATGCTAGTGGCACGAACTTGGAACTTCGCAACTCTATATCTCTGCCTATCATTGCGATAGACTCAGGAAAG TGTAACCCTGTTGATGACAATGAATGGAATTTCCAAGCTGACAAGCTAATTCTAAAAATGCCTTCAACAGTTGAAGTTTTGGGACCAAAGCAATGCAAAGCATTAGATATTTACGGG GCTTTACCTACAGAAGCTACAGTTTCTGCTGGATCATTGCCTCCTAAAGAAGTTGTAGCTATACTTCGGCCATCAAACTTCAATCCAGGAAGTACAGACGAGTTGGACCAAAAATATATTGTAAGAGAAAATTTTGAGATGTGTCTGgacatagagttcaaagctGGAGCTGGACAATCCGTCAAGTTTGACCCAATTTCTGCGAAAAATACAACACGTAAAGAATATCATGGTTTGTATGTATTTCCAGTGGCTTCCATTCCAAGTTTATTTCAAAAAGCTGGGACATATTCGTTTTCATTCTCCCTT AAAAATTCAACCACTGTAAGTTGTGAAAAGATTGTGAGGGTCAAAGCATCAGCTGAGGTCAAACGTTGGGAACTCTTGAAGGATGATGATAGGGATCTTCCATTGAGTGTTAG TGCAGGTTCTTGTTTCCCACCACTCTCATTTTGCCGTTATGATGAATATGACAACATCATTCCATTCAAGGGTATCCAACATGTAGAATATCAGTTAATGTCAAATGATACTATCATATCCTCCAAAAAGAAAGCGAAAGTGGAACTGTCATCAGATACGGATTGTATCATTGTTACG AATGTGAGGGTTATAGCTGATACTTTAGACAAGATTCGCCCAAGTTATGATGCTACGTTGGCTTTGTCTCAGCCTGGTTATCAGCCCTTCTTCAACATTCCTTGCCAAG tttttcctGGACCTCCAGCAACTGTTAAAATTTTTTCATCAGTACCAGACAAAGGGTTACTACTTCCGCAGCAAGTTATTGCAGATTTTAAATTGGAG ATGTTTGATAAACAAAAGAATCATGTCAAACAAGGCGTTGAAGTAGAGTTGGTCGTTCATGGATTCTCTTTACTTGATAACTTTGGTCTAAAGCGCACG GTTGATAATGCGGGTTTTGTTGATCTTAGTGGCCTCTTAAAAGTCACAGAAGGCTATGGTAAACCAG TTTCTCTGACATTCAAGTTCAGTACTTTCAGTGTTGCCAAAAAGTTTGAAGTTGTAAAGCGGGAGCTGAGGATGGTGACAGTG GTACCTGAGGTTTGTCCTGTGGGTTCAAAGTTAAAAGacattgcttttgaagttgtgAATGCTGAAGGTGAATTAGACCTAACCATCGACGATGAAGTAAAGCACGGAAAACATCACACTCTAAGTCTAAGATTATTGGCAGATCTACCAGACGACCATTCTGCAAGATATCCTTTTCAGCAGGGGCGATGCGTTGTTAAATCGTTTACTCTTCCTCAGACAGAAGGAAGTTTCTTCATTGAGGCTTTTCATTCTGTCCACACGGAGCTGCGTGTCAAATTTGAG GTTAAGCTATCAAGATCTACACCGCCTACACATACAGAGTCTGATAGCTCTTCTGATCTCCGAGCTACAGAAGAGCTTGATTGTGTTGTACCACAATCTTCGGATGAGAGGTCCACATCCGTTTCAGTGTCTGATGCTGAATATCATTCGAAAACCAAGAAGGGGTTTGAGTTTCAGAAAGAAAAGTCCACACCCGTTTCAGTTTCTGATGCTGCAAAGCATTCGAAAACCAAGAAGGGGTCTGAGTTTCAGAGTTCAGAG GTAACTGTTCCACTATGTTTGGAAGAGTATGATACATTATCTTCCCTCCAAACTCCAAAGGCGGAGCACAGAAATACCACACCTGCATTATTTCCTGAATCAAAGTTGCGCAAACAGCAG TTTTCTTTTGTTCAGGCTCCCCTTGCACAAACATCAAACAAGAAGTCTGGTTCAAATTGTGCTGATTCTTATACGCCTGAGCATGCTGTAACTCTGCTGGGACCTGATTCACAGGAGATTGAG ACCGTTCAACAAGAAATTCGCCATCATAAGTTATGTATTAAAGACCATGAAGAGTCTTTAATTTGGCCTGAGGCGCGCAGGAATGAACTTATGGAAAACTTGGGAGATTTACAAG ACGAATTGGAACTGCTGCCACAGCCGTCATCACTAATAGATAGCAAGTTTTTGAAAGAGTCGGTGCTGGAAATAATAGAAAATAAGGTTGATTCAGCAGCTGCAACTTACAACATTGCTTCCCAAAACATGTATCTGAAAGATCGGTACCCAGACTTCATGGCTGATGTGGTTGGCGTTGTTGCCCTTCTTTCAACAGCCCCTTCACCTATGCTTAGTCG TTGTTTGGCCGAGTATTTGGGAGAAGATAAAATGATGGCCATTGTCTGTCTATCTAGTGATGCTATAACAACACCGGAGAATTATGAAACTGTTCTGAAGTCCCTAGCTGGAGAGCTGGGAAGAAGCTTTGAAGGCCGTCAACTAATTATATGTCTTGAAGATATCAG TGCATTTCCTGGGGAAGTATTAGAACATGATCACCAAAGAAGGTTTGATGTACGGGACCCTACTTTACCTGATGGAACAACTCCACCGGGTTTCTTAGGTTATGCTGTCAATATGATTGACATTAGTGTTGATCACATTCATGTCAAGACAGTTGCAGGGCGTGGCCTCCGTGAGACCCTATTTTATTACCTCTTTCGGGATCTCCAAGTGTACGAAACAAAGGAGCACATGAAACGTGCATTTGGGTATATACCGAATTCTGCAATATCTCTAGATGGAGGCATCATCAACAAGAAGGACACGCCGACAGTCTCGTTAGG GGTTGTGAACGTGCATTTCCCCGTTGTTGCTGAGGAGCAAGAATCTAGAGAGAAGATTAACAAGgagattaaaaaattaaaatcggaATTGAGCATGGTGGAGGAAGCCATAGTCAACACTAATGAAGAAAAGGAAGAAAGTTTGAGAATAGTTCAAGAAAAAGAAACTCAGTTGCTGAAGTTTATTGATGATAAGGAAGTGACTCATGAACATATTTTCTCACAGCAGTCCTTGCAGACAACTCCTGGAGCGCCCGCGCCTACACAAAGTCCTTGTCATTAG